In Leishmania braziliensis MHOM/BR/75/M2904 complete genome, chromosome 14, the following are encoded in one genomic region:
- a CDS encoding putative kinesin K39, with the protein MMGADVKTLGGEGSGVTPRICLEIFERKASVEAEGHSRWSVELGYVEVYNERVSDLLGKRKKGAKDGGEEVHVDVREHPSRGVFLEGQRVVEVGCLDDVVRLIELGNGVRHTAATKMNERSSRSHAIIMLLLREERTMTTTSGETIRTAGKNSRMNLVDLAGSERVAQSQVEGQQFKEATHINLSLTTLGRVIDVLADMAKKGARAQYTVAPFRDSKLTFILRDSLGGNSKTFMIATVSPSALNYEETLSTLRYASRARDIVNVAQVNEDPRARRIRELEEQMADMRKAMAGGDPAYVSELKEKLTLLESEAQKRAADLQALEREREKNEIRDLMLKATEAERLELLERADALEQEVALSRAQAERMELENKRLHDLHREKEALLRAREASLEKHCAEMRRRECSIANHQEEWQVSIKEERRQHDTLLLQLREADERNFHLSNFFRDYVTDMRRCMDAILSTALLECRQGVDVAQASVDHLTAASCELQSQVTNLKEELRQAESALTDAHMKNEKLSADATAAAAQHAHQLNDVNSQLDQLRRELEAAALENGTLRTQLDETTKELDNKNASLEKALHSAHELRGQLESATAAVAHLEAQNCAYSAAVKVATDENKKLSAHLAQLQDEEQRLSESLQKQRQIAIDLAYFDERWTFPDPKDATETTSHTKSFPQTEWKLLLQKKPLELHSIFRTEAALACHVRQSHITSLHFQLGSLQATFNVQHPITISKHQIQQRLDTYPFRAMQEMYESRNNPPSGLDALRGQLEEAHQQLEEAGAEKERLQGELEEKTSEADAAKEDNEALRGQLEEAHQQLEEAGAEKERLQGELEEKTSEADAAKEDNEALRGQLEEAHQQLEEAGAEKERLQGELEEKTSEADAAKEDNEALRGQLEEAHQQLEEAGAEKERLQGELEEKTSEADAAKEDNEALRGQLEEAHQQLEEAGAEKERLQGELEEKTSEADAAKEDNEALRGQLEEAGAEKERLQGELEEKTSEADAAKEDNEALRGQLEEAGAEKERLQGELEEKTSEADAAKEDNEALRGQLEEAHQQLEEAGAEKERLQGELEEKTSEADAAKEDNEALRGQLEEAHQQLEEAGSEKERLQGELEEKTSEADAAKEDNEALRGQLEEAHQQLEEAGAEKERLQGELEEKTSEADAAKEDNEALRGQLEEAHQQLEEAGAEKERLQGELEEKTSEADAAKEDNEALRGQLEEAHQQLEEAGAEKERLQGELEEKTSEADAAKEDNEALRGQLEEAHQQLEEAGAEKERLQGELEEKTSEADAAKEDNEALRGQLEEAGAEKERLQGELEEKTSEADAAKEDNEALRGQLEEAHQQLEEAGAEKERLQGELEEKTSEADAAKEDNEALRGQLEEAHQQLEEAGAEKERLQGELEEKTSEADAAKEDNEALRGQLEEAHQQLEEAGAEKERLQGELEEKTSEADAAKEDNEALRGQLEEAHQQLEEAGAEKERLQGELEEKTSEADAAKEDNEALRGQLEEAHQQLEEAGAEKERLQGELEEKTSEADAAKEDNEALRGQLEEAGAEKERLQGELEEKTSEADAAKEDNEALRGQLEEAHQQLEEAGAEKERLQGELEEKTSEADAAKEDNEALRGQLEEAHQQLEEAGAEKERLQGELEEKTSEADAAKEDNEALRGQLEEAHQQLEEAGAEKERLQGELEEKTSEADAAKEDNEALRGQLEEAHQQLEEAGAEKERLQGELEEKTSEADAAKEDNEALRGQLEEAHQQLEEAGAEKERLQGELEEKTSEADAAKEDNEALRGQLEEAGAEKERLQGELEEKTSEADAAKEDNEALRGQLEEAGAEKERLQNSLLGEVGALSALRDVNEALQNEIGAIAAERDGLALIVAQAAEDKADFAERFSKAEEMTAMLTSGINEFRQSLCECKSALCAADEERNRLSEELACAVWAQRKLEKDKAKLQEGYVHSEGERRKLDARFEARRENLGSIVVTVPGVTSKQSVEECFKATRTALKALQKNAA; encoded by the coding sequence ATGATGGGTGCGGACGTGAAGACGCTTGGCGGTGAGGGCAGCGGTGTGACGCCGCGGATCTGCCTGGAGATCTTTGAGCGGAAGGCGagcgtggaggcggaggggcaCTCGCGGTGGAGCGTGGAGCTCGGGTACGTGGAGGTGTACAACGAGCGCGTGTCGGACTTGCTTGGGAAGCGGAAGAAGGGCGCGAAGgacggtggcgaggaggtgcacgtGGACGTGCGGGAGCACCCGAGCCGCGGGGTGTTCCTGGAGGGGCAGCGGGTGGTGGAGGTTGGGTGTCTGGACGACGTTGTGCGGCTGATCGAGCTGGGGAACGGCGTGCGGCACACTGCTGCGACGAAGATGAACGAGCGGAGCAGCCGGAGCCACGCGATCatcatgctgctgctgcgcgaggagcggacgatgacgacgacgagcgGGGAGACGATCCGGACTGCGGGCAAGAACAGCCGGATGAACCTTGTAGACCTTGCGGGGTCTGAGCGCGTGGCGCAGTCGCAGGTGGAGGGGCAGCAGTTCAAGGAGGCGACGCACATCAACCTGTCGCTGACGACGCTGGGGCGCGTGATCGACGTGCTCGCGGACATGGCGAAGAAGGGCGCGAGGGCGCAGTACACCGTTGCGCCGTTCCGCGACTCGAAGCTGACGTTCATCCTGCGGGACTCGCTTGGCGGGAACTCGAAGACGTTCATGATTGCGACTGTGAGCCCGAGCGCGCTGAACTACGAGGAGACGCTGAGCACGCTGCGGTAcgcgtcgcgcgcgcgcgacatTGTGAACGTCGCGCAGGTGAACGAGGAcccgcgcgcgcggcggatccgcgagctggaggagcagatggCGGACATGCGGAAGGCGATGGCCGGCGGCGACCCTGCGTACGTGTCtgagctgaaggagaagctTACGCTGCtggagtcggaggcgcagaagCGTGCGGCGGATctgcaggcgctggagcGGGAGCGTGAAAAGAATGAGATTCGCGACTTGATGCTTAAAgcgacggaggcggagaggtTGGAGCTGTTGGAACGGGCTGATGCACTCgagcaggaggtggcgcttAGCCGAGCGCAGGCAGAGAGAATGGAGCTGGAGAACAAGCGGTTGCACGATCTGCATCGCGAGAAAGAGGCTCTTCTGCGTGCTCGTGAGGCCTCCCTGGAGAAGCATTGTGCAGAGATGCGGCGGCGGGAATGTTCGATAGCGAATCACCAAGAGGAATGGCAGGTGAGTATTAAGGAGGAACGGCGACAGCATGATACGCTGCTCTTGCAGTTAAGGGAGGCAGATGAGCGTAACTTTCATCTTAGCAACTTTTTCCGAGACTATGTAACAGATATGCGCCGATGTATGGACGCCATCTTGAGCACCGCCCTCTTAGAATGCCGCCAAGGGGTAGATGTGGCTCAGGCGAGCGTGGATCATTTGACGGCGGCGTCATGCGAGCTTCAGTCTCAGGTAACCAACCTTaaagaggagctgcgacAGGCAGAATCAGCGCTGACTGATGCCCATATGAAGAACGAGAAGCTATCCGCAGatgccactgcagcagctgcgcagcacgcTCACCAACTCAACGACGTAAACAGCCAGCTTGATCAGCTTCGGCGAGAGTTGGAAGCTGCTGCCCTAGAGAACGGAACTCTTCGGACTCAGCTTGATGAGACTACGAAGGAATTGGACAACAAGAACGCTTCGTTAGAAAAGGCACTTCACAGCGCTCATGAGCTGCGTGGACAACTGGAgagcgccactgccgcagtCGCTCACTTGGAGGCTCAAAATTGTGCCTACAGTGCTGCAGTAAAAGTTGCCACcgacgaaaacaaaaagctCTCTGCTCACTTGGCCCAGTTGCAGGAcgaagagcagcgcctctctGAATCCCTccagaagcagcggcagatcGCCATCGACCTTGCCTACTTCGACGAGCGATGGACCTTTCCCGATCCCAAAGACGCCACAGAAACTACCTCGCACACCAAGAGCTTCCCCCAGACAGAGTGGAAGCTTCTTCTGCAAAAAAAACCCTTGGAGCTCCACAGCATCTTCCGCACTGAAGCTGCCCTTGCTTGCCATGTCCGACAGAGCCATATAACATCGCTCCACTTCCAACTCGGGAGTCTTCAGGCAACATTTAACGTACAACACCCCATCACCATCTCCAAACACCAAATTCAGCAACGGTTGGACACATACCCGTTCCGCGCCATGCAGGAGATGTATGAAAGTCGAAATAACCCACCAAGTGGACTCGacgccctgcgcggccagctggaggaggcgcaccagcagctggaggaggcgggcgcggagaaggagcgcctgcagggcgagctggaggagaagacctcggaggcggacgcggccaaggaggacaacgaggccctgcgcggccagctggaggaggcgcaccagcagctggaggaggccggcgcggagaaggagcgcctgcagggcgagctggaggagaagacctcggaggcggacgcggccaaggaggacaacgaggccctgcgcggccagctggaggaggcgcaccagcagctggaggaggccggcgcggagaaggagcgcctgcagggcgagctggaggagaagacctcggaggcggacgcggccaaggaggacaacgaggccctgcgcggccagctggaggaggcgcaccagcagctggaggaggcgggcgcggagaaggagcgcctgcagggcgagctggaggagaagacctcggaggcggacgcggccaaggaggacaacgaggccctgcgcggccagctggaggaggcgcaccagcagctggaggaggcgggcgcggagaaggagcgcctgcagggcgagctggaggagaagacctcggaggcggacgcggccaaggaggacaacgaggccctgcgcggccagctggaggaggcgggcgcggagaaggagcgcctgcagggcgagctggaggagaagacctcggaggcggacgcggccaaggaggacaacgaggccctgcgcggccagctggaggaggcgggcgcggagaaggagcgcctgcagggcgagctggaggagaagacctcggaggcggacgcggccaaggaggacaacgaggccctgcgcggccagctggaggaggcgcaccagcagctggaggaggcgggcgcggagaaggagcgcctgcagggcgagctggaggagaagacctcggaggcggacgcggccaaggaggacaacgaggccctgcgcggccagctggaggaggcgcaccagcagctggaggaggcgggctcggagaaggagcgcctgcagggcgagctggaggagaagacctcggaggcggacgcggccaaggaggacaacgaggccctgcgcggccagctggaggaggcgcaccagcagctggaggaggcgggcgcggagaaggagcgcctgcagggcgagctggaggagaagacctcggaggcggacgcggccaaggaggacaacgaggccctgcgcggccagctggaggaggcgcaccagcagctggaggaggcgggcgcggagaaggagcgcctgcagggcgagctggaggagaagacctcggaggcggacgcggccaaggaggacaacgaggccctgcgcggccagctggaggaggcgcaccagcagctggaggaggcgggcgcggagaaggagcgcctgcagggcgagctggaggagaagacctcggaggcggacgcggccaaggaggataacgaggccctgcgcggccagctggaggaggcgcaccagcagctggaggaggcgggcgcggagaaggagcgcctgcagggcgagctggaggagaagacctcggaggcggacgcggccaaggaggacaacgaggccctgcgcggccagctggaggaggcgggcgcggagaaggagcgcctgcagggcgagctggaggagaagacctcggaggcggacgcggccaaggaggacaacgaggccctgcgcggccagctggaggaggcgcaccagcagctggaggaggcgggcgcggagaaggagcgcctgcagggcgagctggaggagaagacctcggaggcggacgcggccaaggaggataacgaggccctgcgcggccagctggaggaggcgcaccagcagctggaggaggcgggcgcggagaaggagcgcctgcagggcgagctggaggagaagacctcggaggcggacgcggccaaggaggacaacgaggccctgcgcggccagctggaggaggcgcaccagcagctggaggaggcgggcgcggagaaggagcgcctgcagggcgagctggaggagaagacctcggaggcggacgcggccaaggaggacaacgaggccctgcgcggccagctggaggaggcgcaccagcagctggaggaggcgggcgcggagaaggagcgcctgcagggcgagctggaggagaagacctcggaggcggacgcggccaaggaggacaacgaggccctgcgcggccagctggaggaggcgcaccagcagctggaggaggccggcgcggagaaggagcgcctgcagggcgagctggaggagaagacctcggaggcggacgcggccaaggaggataacgaggccctgcgcggccagctggaggaggcgggcgcggagaaggagcgcctgcagggcgagctggaggagaagacctcggaggcggacgcggccaaggaggacaacgaggccctgcgcggccagctggaggaggcgcaccagcagctggaggaggcgggcgcggagaaggagcgcctgcagggcgagctggaggagaagacctcggaggcggacgcggccaaggaggacaacgaggccctgcgcggccagctggaggaggcgcaccagcagctggaggaggccggcgcggagaaggagcgcctgcagggcgagctggaggagaagacctcggaggcggacgcggccaaggaggacaacgaggccctgcgcggccagctggaggaggcgcaccagcagctggaggaggcgggcgcggagaaggagcgcctgcagggcgagctggaggagaagacctcggaggcggacgcggccaaggaggataacgaggccctgcgcggccagctggaggaggcgcaccagcagctggaggaggcgggcgcggagaaggagcgcctgcagggcgagctggaggagaagacctcggaggcggacgcggccaaggaggacaacgaggccctgcgcggccagctggaggaggcgcaccagcagctggaggaggccggcgcggagaaggagcgcctgcagggcgagctggaggagaagacctcggaggcggacgcggccaaggaggacaacgaggccctgcgcggccagctggaggaggcgggcgcggagaaggagcgcctgcagggcgagctggaggagaagacctcggaggcggacgcggccaaggaggacaacgaggccctgcgcggccagctggaggaggccggcgcggagaaggagcgccttcAGAATTCTCTCTTAGGTGAAGTCGGCGCTTTATCTGCCTTGCGGGATGTTAATGAAGCTTTGCAGAATGAGATAGGTGCCATTGCTGCTGAAAGGGATGGTTTGGCTTTGATTGTTGCTCAAGCTGCTGAAGATAAGGCAGATTTTGCAGAGCGTTTCTCCAAAGCTGAAGAGATGACTGCCATGTTGACCTCCGGCATAAATGAATTTCGGCAGAGTTTGTGTGAATGCAAGAGTGCGCTCTGTGCTGCTGATGAGGAGCGTAACCGTTTGTCTGAGGAGCTTGCTTGTGCGGTGTGGGCGCAGCGGAAGCTCGAAAAGGATAAAGCAAAGTTACAGGAGGGCTATGTGCATTCGGAGGGCGAACGGCGAAAGCTGGATGCGCGTTTTGAGGCACGGAGGGAGAACCTGGGTAGCATTGTTGTGACTGTCCCGGGTGTGACATCAAAGCAGTCGGTAGAGGAGTGTTTCAAGGCGACCCGTACGGCATTGAAGGCGTTGCAGAAAAATGCTGCTTAA